The Psychromonas sp. MME1 genome window below encodes:
- a CDS encoding flagellin, whose product MVVATVNTNVMSLNAQRQLSKSQATSNQAMERLSSGLRINSAKDDAAGLAISTGIQSQVKGINQAVRNANDGVSMAQTAEGAMDEMTNILQRMRELSVQSANDTNSASNRKAIQEEVDQLHSELDRIAETTEFNGTKLLNGSAGETTLQIGANIGQTLSFSIASVSTNSLGLNGNLNKGDLNGGRVQLATTGVDGDLKINGTNIPKSDSASAIDIAKAINSKVADTAVLASAYNVIQGDDANLPVTGITTALQIRVGTAAVVTLGATSSMENLVETINRDVAGISAALGDKGELLLTNDTGADITIGGGQSVATGLIDRTYSGYLALHSLDDNSIAVSGAQTLNAGFLESNGIDSIVGKWMTTASFDIMANDKLQINGVDIAPAAIASPTQLEAYINSYSELTGVTLSAVGFPKMVYAAEYGIGVEITSNATTQTDRGLALRKLGMPTEMGGKSIDALGVNIKTAAHASKSIDLIDKALGKISDSRASLGAIQNRLGSTVANLENVSQNLAAANSRIQDADFAAETSKMSKAQILQQAGTSMLSQANASAQSVLSMLG is encoded by the coding sequence ATGGTAGTGGCTACAGTAAATACAAATGTAATGTCACTGAATGCACAACGCCAGCTAAGCAAATCACAAGCAACCAGTAACCAAGCCATGGAACGTTTATCTTCTGGTTTACGTATTAACAGTGCCAAAGATGATGCTGCAGGTCTTGCTATTTCGACTGGTATACAATCACAAGTTAAAGGTATTAACCAAGCGGTGCGTAACGCTAACGATGGAGTGTCGATGGCACAAACTGCTGAAGGGGCAATGGATGAAATGACCAACATCCTACAACGTATGCGTGAACTTTCTGTACAATCTGCCAATGATACTAACTCAGCCTCAAACAGAAAAGCGATTCAAGAAGAGGTTGACCAACTGCACTCTGAATTAGATCGTATTGCTGAAACAACGGAATTCAATGGTACGAAACTACTGAACGGTAGCGCGGGTGAAACTACACTGCAAATTGGTGCAAATATAGGGCAAACATTAAGCTTCTCTATCGCCTCGGTCAGTACAAATAGTTTAGGTTTAAATGGTAATTTAAATAAGGGTGATTTAAATGGTGGTCGAGTTCAGCTTGCGACTACTGGCGTTGACGGCGACTTGAAAATTAATGGTACTAATATTCCTAAATCTGATTCAGCTTCAGCCATTGACATCGCTAAGGCAATTAACAGCAAAGTCGCAGACACAGCGGTGCTAGCTAGTGCCTATAATGTTATACAAGGGGATGATGCAAATCTACCTGTAACGGGGATTACTACCGCTCTTCAAATTCGTGTTGGTACTGCTGCGGTTGTGACATTAGGGGCTACTTCCTCTATGGAGAACTTAGTAGAAACTATCAATCGTGATGTGGCTGGGATAAGTGCTGCATTAGGTGATAAGGGCGAGCTCTTGCTAACCAACGATACGGGGGCTGATATTACTATTGGTGGCGGTCAAAGTGTGGCAACGGGATTGATTGATAGAACATATTCAGGTTATCTAGCCCTACACAGTCTAGACGATAACAGTATTGCCGTGAGTGGGGCGCAAACTCTGAATGCGGGTTTTTTAGAATCCAATGGTATTGACTCCATTGTCGGAAAATGGATGACGACGGCATCATTCGATATTATGGCGAACGATAAATTACAAATTAACGGTGTAGATATTGCGCCTGCAGCTATCGCATCTCCAACTCAATTGGAAGCATATATTAACTCTTACAGTGAGCTAACTGGCGTAACCTTATCTGCAGTTGGATTTCCGAAGATGGTCTATGCGGCTGAGTATGGTATTGGAGTTGAGATCACCTCGAATGCGACGACTCAAACAGATCGCGGATTAGCGCTAAGAAAGTTGGGAATGCCCACAGAGATGGGGGGAAAATCAATTGATGCTTTAGGTGTTAACATAAAAACAGCTGCTCACGCCAGTAAAAGCATTGACTTGATCGATAAAGCTTTAGGTAAAATTAGTGATTCTCGGGCAAGTTTGGGGGCGATTCAAAATCGCTTAGGCTCTACAGTTGCTAACTTAGAAAATGTATCTCAAAATTTAGCCGCTGCGAACTCGCGAATTCAAGATGCTGACTTTGCGGCAGAAACCTCGAAAATGAGTAAAGCACAAATATTACAACAAGCGGGGACATCAATGCTTTCCCAAGCGAATGCATCGGCTCAAAGTGTACTATCAATGCTTGGCTAA
- a CDS encoding MaoC family dehydratase has translation MKKFDMNRYKMEFMEKFAFDFKEWMSPAIRDYYSLFIKKAHNNRTQLLSWVKEYSILKDGRSVSVEQKPVQLSPEARELFLLLKSKLGEEVHVGDWLTISQQRIDQFSDVTEDHQWLHNDIERAQNESPFKTTIAHGFLTLSLLPRLTDSVNPDKPLYANAKMTVNYGLNQVRFPYPVKAGSVVRAHSRLIKVTPIKSGLEIEKEISVEIKNTRRPGCVAVSVVRVYF, from the coding sequence ATGAAAAAGTTTGATATGAATAGATATAAAATGGAATTTATGGAGAAATTTGCCTTTGATTTCAAAGAGTGGATGTCTCCAGCCATTCGTGACTATTATTCATTATTTATCAAAAAAGCGCACAATAATCGTACCCAGCTACTTTCTTGGGTGAAAGAGTACTCAATTTTAAAAGATGGCCGTTCCGTTAGTGTCGAACAAAAGCCGGTGCAACTTTCTCCCGAAGCAAGGGAGCTTTTTTTATTACTAAAAAGCAAGCTTGGAGAAGAGGTACATGTGGGAGATTGGCTAACAATTTCACAGCAGCGCATTGATCAATTCTCTGATGTCACTGAAGATCACCAGTGGCTGCATAATGACATTGAACGTGCGCAAAATGAGTCTCCTTTTAAAACGACTATTGCTCATGGATTTTTGACATTATCGTTATTGCCACGTTTAACCGATAGTGTTAACCCAGACAAACCGCTCTATGCTAATGCCAAAATGACGGTTAATTATGGCCTTAATCAAGTGCGTTTTCCTTACCCAGTTAAAGCAGGAAGTGTTGTTCGAGCCCATAGTCGATTAATTAAAGTCACCCCGATTAAAAGCGGCTTAGAAATTGAAAAAGAGATCTCCGTAGAAATCAAAAATACTCGCCGCCCAGGCTGTGTTGCGGTTTCTGTGGTGCGGGTTTATTTTTAG
- the pyrF gene encoding orotidine-5'-phosphate decarboxylase yields the protein MSHITDPKVVIALDYDDRQAALNFINQLDPKSCRLKIGKEMFTHFGPDFVKEIVQKNFDVFLDLKFHDIPNTVAKAVKASADLGVWMVNVHASGGRRMMEAAKAILEPYGDKAPLLIAVTVLTSMDQSDLTELGITLTPAEQVKRLAMLTKQSGLDGVVCSSHEAHELKELLGAEFKLITPGIRPEGTDAGDQRRIMTPKEAINAGSDYLVIGRPITQSTDPVQVLAEINATLHQDK from the coding sequence ATGAGTCACATTACCGATCCAAAAGTTGTTATCGCATTAGATTATGATGATAGGCAAGCCGCATTAAATTTCATTAACCAACTTGATCCAAAAAGTTGTCGTCTTAAAATAGGTAAGGAGATGTTTACCCATTTTGGCCCTGATTTTGTGAAAGAAATTGTACAAAAAAACTTCGACGTTTTTCTGGATCTAAAATTTCATGATATTCCTAATACCGTTGCTAAAGCAGTGAAAGCCTCGGCAGATCTTGGAGTTTGGATGGTTAACGTTCATGCCAGTGGTGGACGACGTATGATGGAAGCGGCAAAAGCGATCCTTGAACCTTACGGTGACAAAGCGCCATTATTAATCGCAGTGACTGTTTTAACGAGTATGGATCAATCAGACTTAACTGAATTAGGTATTACCTTAACACCAGCCGAGCAAGTGAAGCGTCTTGCTATGTTAACCAAACAATCTGGCCTTGATGGGGTGGTTTGTTCTTCTCACGAAGCGCATGAGCTAAAAGAGTTATTAGGTGCGGAGTTTAAATTGATCACACCGGGCATTCGTCCAGAGGGAACTGATGCAGGCGATCAGCGTCGTATTATGACGCCTAAAGAGGCGATAAATGCAGGATCTGATTACTTGGTTATCGGCCGTCCAATTACACAATCGACTGATCCAGTGCAAGTATTAGCTGAGATAAATGCAACCTTGCATCAGGATAAGTAA
- the lapB gene encoding lipopolysaccharide assembly protein LapB gives MQEIFFLLLPVAAFYGWYMGVRSVHQKNQKKGNKLSRDYVQGLNFLLNEQPDKAVDHFIALLEVDSETIETHLALGNLFRQRGEVDRAIRIHQNLIARPSLTREQRDLALLQLGKDFYQSGLLDRSEDIFSKLKESPDYHQIALENLLQIYQQLKDWKEAVAVTESLHKQSKGKTKRRTLSYLYCSLAEQLNQPVDEKQKIKIYQKALAVWPSCVRANIALSDYYTQKGMPEKALAILELIPELDIDFTEVILDKLLALHEQLGSEQRLIAYLYRIVSLGGGASAVIILAKLIEKHQGIVKAQAFMLQELRRNPTMKGFNHFITYHLQQAQSSSEKESLNSLQQLVSEQIKLRPKYRCQKCGYSSKKLFWLCPSCRSWGRIKPIRGLDGE, from the coding sequence GTGCAAGAAATTTTCTTTCTTTTACTTCCTGTTGCTGCCTTTTATGGCTGGTATATGGGGGTGCGCAGTGTGCACCAAAAAAATCAGAAGAAAGGTAATAAACTTAGCCGAGATTATGTCCAAGGTCTCAACTTTCTTTTGAATGAGCAACCCGATAAAGCGGTTGACCATTTTATTGCACTGCTTGAAGTTGACAGTGAAACTATTGAAACACATCTTGCCTTAGGTAACTTATTTCGGCAACGCGGTGAGGTTGATCGCGCTATTCGTATTCATCAAAATTTAATAGCACGCCCCAGTTTAACGCGTGAACAAAGAGATTTAGCATTACTACAATTGGGTAAAGATTTTTACCAATCAGGGCTATTAGACCGTAGTGAAGATATATTTAGTAAACTTAAAGAATCCCCTGATTATCACCAAATAGCCCTAGAAAACTTACTACAGATTTACCAGCAGCTAAAAGATTGGAAGGAAGCCGTTGCTGTTACTGAGAGCCTGCACAAGCAGTCCAAAGGGAAAACTAAACGTAGAACGTTATCTTATCTCTATTGCAGCCTAGCGGAACAACTTAATCAACCTGTTGATGAAAAGCAGAAGATCAAAATTTACCAAAAAGCATTAGCTGTATGGCCTAGTTGTGTACGTGCCAATATTGCTTTAAGTGATTATTATACGCAAAAGGGAATGCCAGAAAAGGCACTTGCTATTTTGGAGTTGATACCTGAACTTGATATCGATTTTACGGAAGTCATTTTAGATAAATTATTAGCATTGCATGAGCAACTTGGTAGTGAACAAAGATTAATTGCTTATTTATATCGTATTGTGAGCCTTGGTGGTGGCGCTAGCGCCGTTATTATCTTAGCTAAACTAATAGAAAAACATCAAGGTATCGTCAAAGCACAGGCGTTTATGTTGCAGGAATTACGGCGTAATCCTACGATGAAAGGCTTTAACCACTTCATCACCTATCACTTACAACAGGCTCAATCGTCTAGTGAAAAAGAGAGCTTGAATTCATTACAACAATTAGTTTCTGAACAAATTAAATTACGCCCAAAATATCGCTGCCAGAAATGTGGCTATTCAAGCAAAAAATTATTTTGGCTTTGCCCCTCTTGTAGAAGTTGGGGGCGTATCAAGCCTATTCGAGGGTTAGATGGTGAGTAG
- a CDS encoding lipopolysaccharide assembly protein LapA domain-containing protein: MKRFLTLLVAVLFFIIAVVLGLKNQDMVNVNYIVAQSDMHLSTLLAITFTVGFAIAAISMGWLYLQLKVKNRLLRRANNKQRKELDKLLSQPVTNKD, translated from the coding sequence ATGAAACGATTTTTGACTTTGCTTGTCGCAGTACTGTTTTTTATTATCGCGGTTGTGCTTGGCTTAAAAAACCAAGATATGGTTAATGTGAATTACATTGTGGCACAAAGTGACATGCATTTATCCACGCTATTAGCCATTACCTTTACAGTTGGTTTTGCTATTGCAGCCATTTCCATGGGCTGGCTTTATTTGCAACTGAAAGTGAAAAATAGGCTTTTACGTCGCGCTAATAATAAGCAACGTAAAGAGTTAGATAAATTACTTTCTCAGCCAGTCACCAATAAGGATTAA
- a CDS encoding integration host factor subunit beta — protein MTKSDLIERLTSKHFQLSVKEVEESVKEILSLMTNSLASAERIEVRGFGSFSLHFRAPRIGRNPKTGDKVELGGKFVPHFKPGKALRERVNV, from the coding sequence ATGACTAAGTCAGATTTAATAGAAAGACTAACCAGCAAACATTTTCAGTTGTCTGTTAAAGAAGTTGAAGAGAGTGTAAAAGAGATATTATCATTAATGACCAATTCATTGGCGAGTGCTGAGCGAATTGAAGTCAGAGGTTTTGGTAGCTTTTCATTACACTTTAGAGCTCCACGTATTGGCCGAAATCCGAAAACGGGTGATAAAGTTGAATTAGGTGGTAAGTTCGTTCCTCACTTCAAGCCAGGCAAAGCGCTTCGAGAGCGCGTTAATGTTTGA
- the rpsA gene encoding 30S ribosomal protein S1, producing MMESFAELFEESLQQVETRPGTIVKGTIVGIRNNLVFVDAGLKSEAAIPAEEFKNAAGELEVAIGDVVDVALDAVEDGFGETKLSREKAKRHEAWIQLEKAYEDQETVIGVINGKVKGGFTVELNGIRAFLPGSLVDVRPVRDTAHLENKDIEFKVIKLDQKRNNVVVSRRAVIETENSAERDELLENLQEGQDVKGIVKNLTDYGAFVDLGGVDGLLHITDMAWKRVKHPSEIVNVGDEINVKVLKYDRDRTRVSLGLKQLGEDPWVAIAKRYPESTRLTGKVTNLTDYGCFVEIEEGVEGLVHVSEMDWTNKNIHPSKVVNLGDTAEVMVLDIDEDRRRISLGLKQCKPNPWEEFSSTHDKGQKVSGKIKSITDFGIFIGLDGNIDGLVHLSDISWEVEGEKAVLDYKKGDEIEAVVLQVDPERERISLGIKQIAIDPFNNYLAEFKKGSIVTGTISEVDAKGATVALADGVEGYIRVADISRDRIEDASTELKAGESVEAKFVGVDRKNRVISLSIKAKDEADEKEAIDTLKQQDEASMGNAMLDAFNAAKGK from the coding sequence ATGATGGAATCTTTTGCTGAACTGTTTGAAGAATCTCTTCAACAAGTAGAAACTCGCCCTGGTACGATTGTTAAAGGTACAATTGTTGGTATTCGTAATAACCTAGTATTCGTTGATGCGGGTCTTAAATCTGAAGCTGCAATTCCAGCTGAAGAGTTCAAGAATGCTGCTGGCGAACTAGAAGTTGCTATTGGCGATGTTGTAGATGTAGCGTTAGACGCGGTTGAAGATGGTTTCGGTGAAACTAAACTTTCTCGTGAAAAAGCGAAACGTCATGAAGCTTGGATCCAACTAGAGAAAGCTTACGAAGACCAAGAAACTGTTATCGGTGTTATCAACGGTAAAGTTAAAGGTGGTTTTACTGTTGAATTAAACGGTATCCGTGCTTTCCTACCTGGTTCATTAGTTGACGTACGTCCAGTACGTGACACTGCTCACCTTGAAAACAAAGATATTGAATTCAAAGTGATTAAACTTGACCAAAAACGTAACAACGTTGTTGTATCTCGTCGTGCTGTTATTGAAACAGAAAACAGTGCTGAACGTGATGAGTTACTTGAGAACCTTCAAGAAGGTCAAGATGTTAAAGGTATCGTTAAAAACCTAACTGACTACGGCGCGTTCGTAGATTTAGGTGGTGTTGACGGTCTACTTCATATCACAGATATGGCTTGGAAACGTGTTAAACACCCAAGTGAAATTGTTAATGTTGGTGATGAAATCAACGTTAAAGTACTTAAATATGATCGTGATCGTACTCGTGTATCACTTGGTCTTAAACAACTTGGTGAAGATCCATGGGTAGCAATTGCTAAGCGTTACCCTGAATCAACTCGTTTAACTGGTAAAGTGACTAACTTAACTGATTACGGTTGTTTCGTTGAGATCGAAGAAGGCGTTGAAGGTCTTGTTCACGTATCTGAAATGGATTGGACTAACAAAAATATCCACCCATCTAAAGTTGTAAATCTTGGTGATACAGCTGAAGTTATGGTATTGGATATTGATGAAGATCGTCGTCGTATCTCTTTAGGTCTTAAACAGTGTAAACCAAATCCATGGGAAGAGTTCTCTTCAACTCATGATAAAGGCCAAAAAGTATCAGGTAAAATCAAATCTATTACAGATTTCGGTATCTTCATTGGTCTAGATGGCAACATCGATGGTTTAGTACACCTTTCAGACATCAGCTGGGAAGTTGAAGGCGAAAAAGCTGTATTAGACTACAAAAAAGGCGACGAAATCGAAGCTGTAGTTCTACAAGTTGATCCTGAGCGTGAGCGTATCTCTTTAGGAATCAAACAAATAGCTATTGACCCGTTCAATAATTATTTAGCAGAATTCAAGAAAGGGTCTATTGTTACAGGTACTATTTCTGAAGTTGATGCTAAAGGAGCTACTGTTGCTCTTGCTGATGGTGTTGAAGGTTATATCCGTGTTGCTGATATTTCACGTGATCGTATCGAAGATGCATCTACAGAGCTAAAAGCTGGTGAATCAGTTGAAGCTAAATTCGTTGGTGTTGATCGTAAAAACCGCGTAATTAGCCTTTCTATCAAAGCGAAAGATGAAGCTGATGAGAAAGAAGCAATTGATACATTGAAGCAACAAGACGAAGCAAGCATGGGTAATGCAATGCTTGACGCGTTTAATGCTGCTAAAGGCAAATAA
- a CDS encoding VacJ family lipoprotein: MRLFFILCVCFIQPVAAQTINPATDPEYKMSDPIEPINRVFWDFNYKILDPYIYKPTTETYVDWVPTTGRKSINNFVANFSEPSTVINNLLQLEFEHGGKALFRFVVNTTLGVLGFFDVADEFGVPRRRESFSNVLGRWSVPNGPYLMLPVLGPSSPRKLVGNFVDGLYFPMSYISFWDRVALLALDGLDKREQLLGQETLLEQSLDPYLFVKEAYIQYEAFKFYSGDANAKIEFIMKTDSPERTGQPDPNLDSYMDEID; the protein is encoded by the coding sequence ATGAGACTATTTTTTATCTTGTGTGTCTGTTTTATCCAACCAGTTGCAGCGCAAACGATAAACCCAGCAACGGATCCTGAGTATAAAATGAGCGATCCCATTGAACCGATTAACCGTGTTTTTTGGGATTTTAACTATAAAATACTCGATCCTTATATCTACAAACCAACCACCGAAACCTACGTTGATTGGGTCCCTACAACGGGCAGAAAATCAATCAACAACTTTGTTGCCAACTTTTCAGAACCTTCGACAGTCATTAATAATTTATTGCAGTTAGAGTTTGAGCACGGTGGTAAAGCATTATTCCGTTTTGTTGTTAATACGACACTGGGTGTCTTGGGTTTTTTTGATGTCGCCGATGAGTTTGGCGTGCCTCGACGTCGTGAAAGTTTTTCCAATGTATTGGGACGTTGGTCTGTTCCCAATGGACCCTATTTAATGTTGCCCGTATTGGGACCTAGCAGCCCGAGGAAATTAGTGGGTAACTTTGTCGATGGGTTGTATTTTCCGATGAGTTATATCAGTTTTTGGGATCGGGTCGCTTTGTTAGCCCTCGATGGTCTAGATAAGCGTGAGCAATTGTTAGGGCAAGAGACGCTATTAGAGCAATCGTTAGATCCTTACCTTTTTGTTAAAGAAGCTTATATTCAATATGAAGCATTTAAGTTTTATTCTGGTGATGCTAATGCCAAAATCGAATTTATTATGAAAACAGACTCGCCAGAGAGAACAGGACAACCTGATCCCAATTTAGATAGCTATATGGATGAAATTGATTAA
- the ccmI gene encoding c-type cytochrome biogenesis protein CcmI, whose protein sequence is MMIIQFFLGIILLLIIACTLFMLPFIRKSANQSKNSNTAARNQLNRDLYETRLAELENDESQGIIVDKDKIIEELQYNLLDDVIDADQKKSAKKSKFIWLPGLFILLAGSISLYSSVGGYQQLSHWDNVLQRYPALKNKLFNDKNSRPSEQDLKDIMLGLRTHLSVQANDADGWLLYTRLAMFFKDADSALDAAQKAYLLNPQSLDAKLTFIELKMQGDEYSQQQAELMLKNILATYPDLIEAWSMYAFIALEKQDFNEAKVRWEKMLTLVDAGSEQEKILHDSIAYANTQLQVQQARSEQMQIIAPSEHALTTNKVVAIGQAYQVTINISESVNLPEGGSLFVFAQLPAGPKMPIAAVKLPLNLFPIKVELSDANAMTAGMKLSDYPEFIIKARITTDENATSGKWQGQSEVVERDSQNEVKIVIDEAL, encoded by the coding sequence ATGATGATCATACAATTTTTTCTAGGCATTATCTTATTGCTAATTATCGCCTGTACGCTGTTTATGCTTCCTTTCATTAGGAAAAGCGCGAATCAATCTAAAAATAGTAATACAGCCGCGCGTAACCAACTTAATCGTGACCTATATGAGACAAGGTTAGCGGAGTTAGAAAACGATGAATCACAGGGAATTATAGTTGATAAAGATAAAATAATTGAAGAATTGCAATACAATTTACTCGATGATGTTATCGATGCAGATCAGAAAAAGAGTGCTAAAAAAAGTAAATTTATCTGGTTACCTGGTCTATTCATATTATTAGCAGGTAGTATTAGTCTCTATTCTTCGGTTGGTGGATACCAGCAGTTAAGCCATTGGGATAATGTACTACAGCGTTATCCCGCATTAAAGAATAAACTTTTTAATGATAAAAACAGCCGCCCGAGTGAACAAGATTTAAAAGATATCATGCTCGGTTTACGTACACACCTTAGCGTACAAGCCAATGATGCCGATGGTTGGTTATTATATACACGCTTAGCGATGTTTTTTAAAGATGCAGACTCTGCTTTGGATGCAGCGCAAAAAGCGTATCTGTTAAATCCCCAATCGTTAGATGCAAAACTAACTTTTATAGAGCTTAAAATGCAAGGTGATGAATATTCACAGCAGCAAGCTGAGTTGATGTTAAAAAATATATTAGCGACTTATCCCGACCTGATTGAAGCTTGGTCAATGTATGCTTTTATTGCCCTTGAAAAACAGGACTTCAATGAAGCTAAAGTGCGTTGGGAAAAAATGTTGACCTTGGTGGATGCTGGTTCTGAACAGGAAAAAATATTACATGACAGCATTGCCTATGCCAATACTCAGTTGCAGGTTCAACAGGCACGCAGTGAGCAAATGCAAATCATAGCACCATCGGAACATGCGTTAACCACTAACAAGGTGGTTGCGATTGGTCAAGCGTATCAGGTAACTATTAATATTAGTGAATCGGTTAATCTTCCTGAAGGTGGCTCTTTATTTGTTTTTGCGCAATTACCTGCTGGTCCAAAAATGCCTATTGCAGCAGTAAAATTGCCACTTAACCTGTTTCCAATTAAGGTTGAATTATCCGATGCGAATGCAATGACTGCTGGCATGAAATTAAGTGATTACCCGGAGTTTATTATTAAGGCGCGTATAACCACGGATGAAAATGCGACTTCTGGCAAGTGGCAGGGACAAAGTGAAGTGGTGGAACGGGATAGTCAAAACGAGGTTAAAATTGTTATTGATGAAGCTTTATAA
- a CDS encoding cytochrome c-type biogenesis protein: MNQLLFSPVRQLLMLLCCITAVSSANAIDSFEFDNPQQEQLFLDLSKQLRCPKCQNQNISDSNAELAKDLRNKTYELVKQGKSEEQVIDYMVARFGNFVRYDPPMTPATIFLWLGPLIFIVLGFYILYRQINSQNKTDDPLNNNDAKRLQTLLGKNKQSEKNVKQGNQ; this comes from the coding sequence ATGAATCAATTACTTTTCTCCCCTGTGCGCCAACTACTCATGTTACTGTGCTGTATAACGGCCGTTAGTAGTGCAAATGCAATCGATAGTTTTGAGTTTGATAATCCACAACAAGAACAGCTTTTTTTGGATTTAAGTAAACAATTACGTTGCCCAAAATGTCAGAATCAGAATATTTCAGACTCTAACGCGGAGCTTGCGAAGGATTTACGTAATAAAACCTATGAGCTAGTGAAACAGGGTAAGAGTGAAGAACAGGTTATTGATTATATGGTGGCTCGTTTTGGTAACTTTGTTCGTTATGATCCGCCAATGACCCCGGCAACTATCTTTTTATGGTTAGGGCCGCTTATTTTTATTGTGCTGGGCTTTTATATTCTATATCGACAAATTAACAGCCAGAATAAAACTGACGACCCTTTAAATAATAACGATGCTAAACGGTTACAAACCCTACTTGGTAAAAATAAACAGTCAGAAAAAAACGTAAAACAGGGAAATCAATGA
- a CDS encoding DsbE family thiol:disulfide interchange protein, giving the protein MAKNRTLLALSIPLIIFVIVCYFLFKGLYSDPRKLDSALIGQPVPEFTLQDIYSPEKQYDRSIFTEQKLLLNVWATWCPTCYAEHQFLNQLAGQGVYIVGMNYKDQRPKAIKWLTDLHDPYKVSLFDENGMLGLDLGVYGAPETFFIDSKGIIQYRHVGDLNAQIWENELSAIFAKME; this is encoded by the coding sequence ATGGCTAAAAATCGTACCCTATTGGCTTTGTCGATCCCTTTAATTATTTTTGTTATTGTCTGTTATTTTCTTTTTAAGGGCTTATATTCTGACCCGCGTAAATTAGATTCAGCATTAATTGGGCAACCCGTCCCTGAGTTTACCCTGCAGGATATTTATAGCCCGGAAAAACAGTACGATCGATCAATTTTTACAGAGCAAAAATTGTTACTTAATGTATGGGCAACTTGGTGTCCTACTTGTTATGCCGAACATCAATTTTTAAACCAATTGGCTGGGCAGGGGGTTTATATTGTTGGTATGAATTATAAAGATCAACGCCCCAAAGCGATTAAGTGGCTCACAGATTTACATGACCCTTATAAAGTTAGTCTGTTTGATGAAAATGGCATGCTTGGTTTAGATCTTGGTGTTTATGGTGCGCCAGAGACCTTTTTTATTGATAGCAAAGGCATTATTCAATACCGTCATGTTGGTGATTTGAATGCTCAAATCTGGGAAAATGAACTCTCCGCTATTTTTGCCAAAATGGAATAA